A single region of the Vicia villosa cultivar HV-30 ecotype Madison, WI linkage group LG4, Vvil1.0, whole genome shotgun sequence genome encodes:
- the LOC131599751 gene encoding uncharacterized protein LOC131599751, which translates to MPSYAKFLKEILSNKKKLEDNETITLTAECSAIIQNNMPPKLKDPGSFSIPCVIGKTIIEKALCDLGASVSLMPLSTCKKLNLGELKATRMSLQLADRSVKYPVGMLENIPVRVGQFYIPTDFIIMDIQEDSNIPIILGRPFLATAGAIIDVKRGKLTFEVGEEKIEFILSQFLKAPSIIDTCCSADIIDECV; encoded by the coding sequence atgccttcgtacgctaagttcttaaaagaaatcttatcaaacaaaaagaaactcgaggataacgaaactataacgcttaccgctgaatgtagcgctatcatccaaaacaacatgcctccaaaactgaaagaccctggtagtttctctataccctgcgtaattggaaaaaccatcatagagaaagccttgtgcgatttaggagctagtgttagtttgatgcctctttcgacctgtaagaaactcaatctaggtgagcttaaagcaacaagaatgtctcttcaactagcagaccgttcagttaaatatcctgtaggaatgttagagaatatccctgttcgtgtaggtcaattctacatcccgactgacttcatcattatggatatccaagaagattctaacatcccgatcattttaggaagaccatttttagcaaccgctggtgcaattatagatgtaaagcgaggaaagcttactttcgaagtaggagaagagaaaatagaatttatcctttcccaattcctaaaagcaccttctataattgacacatgctgttctgctgacataatcgacgagtgtgtc